The following proteins are encoded in a genomic region of Gossypium hirsutum isolate 1008001.06 chromosome D05, Gossypium_hirsutum_v2.1, whole genome shotgun sequence:
- the LOC107902448 gene encoding uncharacterized protein: MEMNMVNAASGGALVNMTPQQARDLISTMAANSQQFRANTEPSRRVHQLSNSTLEDKVDRFTNMMNSFIAEKAKTARLCGICATPDHATDACPSLYVEITAHLDAVGNFLGPPQTQYDPYANTYNPGWRDHPKLSYGANLRNNQPYQNWFPQQPQGSEMKDFQQKTEASIRELATSIEKLNSQGKLPSQTEPKPRQNANAVTLRSGKCRRGKEDKEILETFRNVEINIPLLDAIKQIPRYAKFLKDLCTNKRKLTGNERVNVGENVSAVLQRKMPAKCVIIQLADRSVEHPEGVLEDVLVKVNELIFLADFYVIKMEEDSTPGSSDLLLGRPFLSTASTKIDVRSGTLTMDFDGEIVKFNVYDAISHPSEILSAPELELEPPGKARKSDIQELEEIRNDAYENAHIYKDKTKLFHDKRIAQKHFSIGQKVLLHNSVLNLFPGKLRSRWQEPFIVTKVFTYGVVEIESEESGKRL; the protein is encoded by the exons atggagatgaatatggtaaaCGCTGCTAGTGGaggagcattggtcaacatgactccccaacaagcGAGAGACTTGATCTCCACGATGGCTGCAAATTCTCAGCAGTTCCGAGCCAATACTGAACCctctagaagggttcaccagctaagtaattcaaccttagaggATAAAGTTGATAGATTTACTAATATGATGAATTCTTTTATTGCAGAAAAAGCGAAGACAGCTCGATTAtgcggaatatgtgctacacctgatcatgcaactgatgcatgtcctagtttGTATGTTGAAATCACGGCCCATCtagatgctgtgggaaattttCTTGGGCCGCCACAAACGCAATACGACCCCtacgctaatacctacaacccagggtGGAGGGACCATCCTAAATTAAGTTATGGGGCCAATCTACGaaataaccagccataccaaaattgGTTTCCGCAGCAGCCGCAAGGTTCAG agATGAAAGATTTTCAACAGAAAACCGAGGCGTCTATCAGAGAGTTGGCCACATCGATCGAGAAATTAAACTCTCAAGGGAAGCTGCcttcacaaacagaaccaaagCCTAGACAAAATGCAAATGCAGTGACGTTACGAAGTGGAAAG TGTCGAAGAGGTAAAGAGGACAAGGAAATCCTCGAAACATTTAGGAATGTCGAGATCAATATTCCACTGTTAGACGCCATCAAGCAAATACCGCGGTATGCTAAATTTCTTAAAGACCTTTGCACCAACAAGCGAaaattaacaggtaatgaaagggtgaatgttggtgagaatgtatccgCAGTGTTACAGCGAAAAATGCCGGCAAAAT GTGTTATCATTCAATTGGCGGACAGGTCTGTTGAGCATCCAGAAGGAGTCCTTGAGGATGTTCTGGTAAAAGTTAACGAGCTTATTTTTCttgcagatttttatgtgatcaaAATGGAGGAGGATAGCACTCCTGGATCTTCAGATCTCCTACTGGGTCGACCGTTCCTTAGTACAGCTAGTACTAAAATTGATGTTAGAAGTGGAACTCTCACGATGGATTTCGATGGGGAGATCGTAAAGTTTAATGTCTACGACGCCATTAGCCATCCAAGCGAAATCTTGAGC GCACCAGAGTTGGAGTTAGAACCCCCAGGAAAGGCTAGGAAATCAGACATCCAAGAGTTAGAAGAAATTCGCAATGATGCTTACGAGAATGCTCAcatttataaagacaaaacaAAGTTGTTTCACGATAAGAGAATAGCTCAGAAGCATTTTTCGATAGGACAAAAAGTTTTACTTCATAACTCCGTGTTAAATTTATTCCCAGGTAAGCTTCGATCACGATGGCAAGAACCTTTTATTGTTACTAAGGTGTTCACATATGGAGTGGTTGAAATAGAGAGTGAAGAATCTGGAAAGCGGTTGTAG